The following are encoded together in the Vigna angularis cultivar LongXiaoDou No.4 chromosome 9, ASM1680809v1, whole genome shotgun sequence genome:
- the LOC128194095 gene encoding uncharacterized protein LOC128194095: MDKEVSEMASLRVRHRVQTQHIVQVNGCLSSFQKERLKSTPFKWLVDMVDDMVISSPILIELISRWQKKCPITQRSSYNLFDNKRCVIGYYMKEICIEVQ, from the exons ATGGACAAAGAAGTCAGTGAAATG GCCTCACTTAGAGTTAGGCATCGAGTCCAGACACAACATATAGTTCAAGTGAACGGTTGCCTATCATCCTTTCAAAAGGAACGTTTAAAGTCAACACCTTTCAAGTGGTTGGTGGATATGGTTGATGATATGGTTATTTCTAGCCCTATTCTTATAGAGTTAATCAGTAGGTGGCAAAAAAAATGCCCGATTACACAACG GAGCAGTTACAACTTATTCGACAACAAACGGTGTGTGATTGGGTATTACATGAAGGAAATATGCATAGAAGTACAGTAA